Proteins found in one Oncorhynchus gorbuscha isolate QuinsamMale2020 ecotype Even-year linkage group LG15, OgorEven_v1.0, whole genome shotgun sequence genomic segment:
- the LOC123997556 gene encoding C-type lectin domain family 4 member E-like yields MEVENYTSLHEFTEDTSSRGNKPILNNHSAQGLKRGSECLRGQTALFVLIGLLASICANIALSVLLLSRPLPSVPLETASLTLKLNSVRGRYVRLCDDYSKLGQSCSKTVSKCRECPEGWIHVDEKCYSFSNDKMDWPSSRDSCTSLGSHLTILHSKEQHDALEKEARRIGGFDYHFWIGLSDIEKEGDWRWVDNTTLTNKYWNEYSSEPDNHHSGGSHGEDCATLDSHSQTWFDVPCDHIYKRICQMDAIRLD; encoded by the exons ATGGAGGTAGAGAACTATACCAGTCTACACGAGTTTACTGAGGATACATCCTCCAGAGGAAACAAGCCTATCCTAAACAACCACA GTGCCCAGGGGCTGAAGAGGGGGTCAGAGTGTCTCAGAGGTCAGACAGCCCTCTTTGTGCTGATTGGTCTATTGGCCTCCATCTGTGCCAACATCGCTCTGAGCGTGCTCT tgttgaGCAGGCCGTTACCTAGTGTTCCCCTGGAGACAGCATCTCTGACCCTGAAGCTGAACTCAGTTCGAGGACGTTATGTCCGTCTCTGTGATGACTACTCCAAACTGGGCCAGAGCTGCTCAAAGACAG TAAGTAAGTGTAGGGAGTGTCCTGAGGGCTGGATTCATGTAGATGAGAAATGTTACTCCTTCAGTAATGACAAGATGGACTGGCCGAGCAGCAGAGACAGTTGTACTTCCCTGGGCAGCCACCTTACCATCCTGCACAGCAAGGAACAGCAT GACGCTCTGGAAAAAGAGGCCCGGAGGATTGGCGGGTTTGACTACCACTTCTGGATTGGCCTATCAGATATAGAGAAGGAAGGGGATTGGAGATGGGTGGACAACACAACACTGACAAATAA gTATTGGAATGAGTATAGCTCTGAGCCTGACAATCATCACTCAGGAGGATCACACGGGGAGGACTGTGCCACCCTGGACAGCCATTCGCAGACCTGGTTTGACGTACCGTGTGACCACATCTACAAACGCATTTGTCAGATGGATGCCATCCGGCTAGACTGA
- the LOC123997557 gene encoding CD209 antigen-like protein E yields the protein MKNYHSKQGSQGGKKWAGLLACQTILLVLIGLLVSISTNQAAAEPLSNVTQPRETPEEELAALKLDMSTVLLRYSRLRDNYASLAKNCSATVVNFTGCPEGWLHVLVNEKCYYFSNDKMDWPSSRDNCTSMGGHLSILHSKSAHEALEKEASGIGVFNTYFWIGLSDREMEGDWRWVDNTTLTNNFWKPFSLEPDNNVSGGPEGEDCVVVESNTHAWSDVPCEFIYHRICQMDAFPITSP from the exons ATGAAGAACTACCATTCTAAGCAAG GTTCCCAGGGGGGGAAGAAGTGGGCAGGACTTCTGGCGTGTCAGACCATCCTCCTTGTGCTGATTGGCCTCTTGGTTTCCATCAGCACCAATCAGGCAGCTGCAGAGCCCCTGTCAAATGTCACTCAACCTCGGGAGACCCCCGAGGAAGAGTTGGCAGCCCTGAAGTTGGATATGAGTACTGTGCTGCTTCGCTACAGCCGCCTACGTGATAACTATGCCAGTCTGGCAAAAAACTGCTCTGCCACAG TGGTGAATTTCACAGGGTGCCCAGAGGGGTGGCTTCATGTACTGGTAAATGAAAAATGTTACTACTTCAGTAATGACAAGATGGACTGGCCGAGCAGCAGAGACAATTGTACATCAATGGGCGGCCACCTTAGCATCCTGCACAGCAAGAGCGCGCAT GAAGCCCTGGAAAAAGAGGCAAGTGGGATTGGTGTGTTTAATACCTACTTCTGGATCGGCCtatcagacagagagatggagggggactGGAGATGGGTGGACAACACAACGCTCACAAATAA CTTCTGGAAACCGTTTAGCTTGGAGCCTGATAACAATGTCTCCGGTGGGCCGGAAGGTGAGGACTGTGTGGTCGTGGAGAGTAACACTCATGCCTGGTCCGACGTGCCCTGTGAATTCATCTACCACCGCATCTGTCAAATGGATGCCTTCCCCATTACTTCTCCTTGA
- the LOC123997554 gene encoding uncharacterized protein LOC123997554, with amino-acid sequence MNYVSGFLSIVIALFISSTGAENVVYGQVGGTVTLPRLKWGSEKVTVQWYFGMDQKSLIFRNAQGRETIDPEWKDRLSLSKTDFSLIINKIRLEDFKSFKCELKDFRPTQMISVTTFRLSRVSVQPVSPLLAGKNLNLNCDIKEIFEGTQRRWLSPQKQDLNKDKRAQIGNNGGLTVMNVTGQDHGEWTCVVTYQGREAYANTHVTVIDLYPAHPQPIYTSVSSLSLLHLPCFFSIPLPLSWSDSQEKSIQGGRWTFTPSPAAGSLTGVVQTLVNLSPGPPLAWAANQKRGLDVSALQRKNINLSLSKKGVTEGDRGDYTCAVEFQRDDTLKREMRVEVLQVFTSPGPVAFLGQEVNLTCTLGQPLTSDLEVKWIPPHHSSLLPLDSSPHPTLLTIPVATYGNGGRWRCELWRNKTKLTSVEITLKIERVPMDVWLLVTICAAAVIFVLLLILTVILIRRRRQRVMMPRRGKSRFCNCQDPKPKGFYRN; translated from the exons ATGAATTATGTTTCTGGATTCCTTTCAATCGTTATTGCTTTGTTCATCTCTTCAACAG GGGCTGAAAATGTGGTGTATGGTCAGGTGGGAGGGACGGTCACACTCCCCAGATTGAAGTGGGGTTCAGAAAAGGTGACGGTACAATGGTACTTTGGGATGGACCAAAAATCTTTGATATTCCGCAACGCCCAGGGTCGAGAGACAATAG ATCCAGAGTGGAAAGACAGGCTGTCTCTGTCCAAGACAGACTTTTCCCTGATCATCAACAAAATCAGACTGGAGGACTTCAAATCCTTCAAATGTGAACTGAAAGATTTCAGGCCAACACAAATGATCTCAGTCACCACATTCAGACTGTCCCGTG tgagTGTACAGCCAGTCTCTCCCCTGTTGGCTGGGAAGAATCTTAATCTGAATTGTGACATAAAGGAAATATTTGAGGGGACACAGAGAAGATGGCTTAGTCCCCAGAAACAGGACCTGAACAAGGACAAGCGTGCCCAGATTGGAAATAACGGGGGCCTGACAGTAATGAATGTCACTGGCCAAGACCATGGAGAGTGGACCTGTGTGGTGACATACCAGGGCAGGGAAGCCTATGCCAACACCCATGTTACTGTAATAG aCCTCTACCCTGCTCATCCACAGCCTATCTacacctctgtctcctccctctctcttctccatctgcCATGTTTCTTTTCCATTCCGCTCCCTCTATCCTGGTCAGACAGCCAGGAGAAGAGCATCCAGGGAGGCCGCTGGACCTTTACCCCAAGCCCAGCGGCAGGCTCCCTCACTGGGGTCGTCCAGACCCTCGTCAACCTCTCCCCGGGGCCTCCATTAGCCTGGGCGGCCAATCAGAAGAGAGGGCTGGATGTCTCAGCCCTGCAGAGGAAAAATATAAACCTCTCCCTGTCAAAGAAAGGGGTGACAGAGGGGGACAGGGGCGACTACACCTGCGCTGTGGAGTTCCAGAGGGACGACACCCTGAAGAGAGAAATGCGTGTGGAGGTGCTACAGG tGTTTACCTCTCCAGGTCCAGTGGCCTTTTTAGGTCAGGAGGTCAACCTCACCTGTACCCTGGGCCagcctctgacctctgacctggaaGTGAAATGGATCCCACCAcatcactcctccctcctccctttagactcctccccccaccccacccttcTCACCATCCCCGTAGCGACGTATGGAAATGGtgggaggtggaggtgtgaaTTGTGGAGGAACAAAACCAAGCTGACATCAGTGGAGATCACTCTGAAGATAG AGCGAGTCCCTATGGACGTGTGGCTGTTGGTCACCATCTGTGCCGCAGCCGTCATCTtcgtcctcctcctcatcctcactgTCATCCTCATCCGACGCCGCAGACAG CGGGTGATGATGCCCAGACGTGGCAAAAGCAGATTCTGCAACTGCCAAGA CCCCAAACCAAAAGGATTCTACAGAAACTAG